Proteins encoded within one genomic window of Pantoea eucalypti:
- a CDS encoding EAL domain-containing protein, translating into MKPVVKNDEPREVLLRRINSGEFHPFFQPIVSLEDLRVMGFEMLARHISPQGTVTPPADFIPAMEQNGLLDELMLSLIAQGFKTAAAWPEQQFLSMNVSPSQLNGRDLAEMISQTANRFQFDLTRLKIEITETALLDDIITARAEVEALSDMGCTIAMDDFGTGYSSLSWLIQLPVNTLKIDSSFIRSMLEKKDSRKIISSVVGLGQSLDMDVIAEGVETDEQAEMLRGIGCLYAQGYLFGKPVTAAESHLMLARAPEKGFLRRVVRLSLDQRAHQISSMYAVPGTSICFLNPELMIVDASDTFAERLGWAPQDVIHKYIYEVIPSQADKLLWLQEFRIKGLPYPPYEVVLPDGSSDLVMVTRVEDEAKDLLGFCVFGVKLTGRHGNEAK; encoded by the coding sequence ACCCGTTTTTTCAGCCTATCGTCTCACTGGAAGACCTGCGCGTGATGGGTTTTGAAATGCTCGCACGCCACATTTCCCCGCAAGGAACCGTTACGCCACCAGCAGACTTCATTCCTGCCATGGAACAAAACGGTCTGCTGGACGAGCTGATGCTCAGCCTGATAGCGCAAGGTTTCAAAACGGCAGCTGCATGGCCGGAACAGCAGTTTCTGTCGATGAATGTGTCACCCTCTCAGCTCAATGGCAGAGACCTGGCTGAAATGATCAGTCAAACTGCTAATCGATTTCAGTTTGATCTGACAAGATTAAAGATTGAGATAACCGAAACTGCCCTGTTAGATGACATCATAACAGCCCGTGCAGAGGTTGAAGCCTTGTCTGATATGGGCTGTACGATTGCGATGGATGACTTTGGGACAGGCTATTCCAGTCTTTCCTGGTTAATTCAATTACCCGTCAATACTCTTAAAATTGATAGCAGCTTTATTCGCTCCATGCTGGAAAAAAAGGATAGCCGAAAAATTATCTCCAGCGTAGTTGGGCTAGGCCAAAGCCTTGATATGGATGTGATCGCCGAAGGGGTTGAAACGGATGAACAGGCTGAAATGTTACGTGGAATTGGATGCCTGTATGCGCAGGGCTATCTGTTCGGCAAGCCGGTGACCGCGGCAGAAAGCCACCTGATGCTCGCCAGGGCGCCCGAAAAAGGTTTTCTTCGCCGGGTTGTGCGTCTTTCTCTTGACCAGCGGGCGCATCAGATATCATCAATGTACGCAGTTCCTGGTACCTCCATCTGCTTTCTTAACCCGGAGTTGATGATTGTTGATGCAAGCGACACCTTTGCTGAAAGGCTTGGCTGGGCCCCACAGGATGTTATTCACAAATACATTTATGAGGTGATACCCTCTCAGGCGGACAAGTTGCTCTGGCTGCAGGAATTCCGAATAAAAGGGCTACCCTACCCGCCATATGAAGTCGTACTGCCCGACGGTTCATCCGATCTTGTCATGGTTACGCGTGTTGAAGATGAAGCAAAGGACCTGTTAGGCTTCTGCGTTTTCGGTGTCAAACTAACGGGTCGTCACGGCAATGAAGCAAAATAG
- a CDS encoding GNAT family N-acetyltransferase: MRLALRPVSEADAGDLFRIYGDPATNVFNPAGPYPNIEHARDVLSRSISHWETQGFGNWAISLRDDPDRIIGFGGLSIRNFADITINNLGYRFSPESWGKGLATEFARYAVRYGFSELKLTEISAVVRANHLASQKVLINAGLRHIRDVYDVPDAAASMVFTLSRDDWHQTFLIDRRSGQ, translated from the coding sequence ATGCGGTTAGCCCTTCGTCCAGTCAGCGAAGCAGATGCAGGCGACCTTTTCAGGATTTATGGTGACCCTGCGACGAACGTGTTTAATCCAGCCGGTCCTTACCCGAATATTGAACATGCACGGGATGTCTTGTCTCGCTCAATAAGCCACTGGGAAACACAGGGTTTCGGCAATTGGGCTATTTCGCTTCGGGATGATCCTGACAGAATCATAGGCTTCGGAGGGCTGAGCATCCGAAACTTCGCCGATATCACGATCAATAATCTGGGGTATCGGTTCTCGCCGGAATCCTGGGGAAAAGGGCTGGCGACAGAGTTTGCCCGATATGCAGTCAGATATGGGTTTAGTGAGTTAAAACTCACGGAAATCTCTGCAGTGGTGAGAGCAAACCATCTGGCGTCACAAAAGGTTTTGATTAACGCCGGACTTCGGCATATTCGCGATGTCTATGATGTGCCAGATGCGGCTGCAAGCATGGTTTTTACGCTGAGCCGGGATGACTGGCATCAAACATTTTTGATTGATAGAAGGAGCGGACAATAA
- a CDS encoding cell envelope integrity TolA C-terminal domain-containing protein yields the protein MMKKIVVLTFALVLSGCNTRTNPINHKGIKSPDASEIKSQCEAQTPQQTQQREVMLWICQASTSIQHRFFDADTYRGKTCDIRIKLAQRDHSVKINVVGGDPDLCVAATEAINQAVDNNTFPVGRPFQKDSMTIHFAPQ from the coding sequence ATGATGAAAAAAATTGTTGTTTTAACATTCGCACTGGTCCTTTCCGGATGCAATACACGGACAAACCCTATCAATCATAAGGGAATTAAGTCTCCAGACGCATCAGAGATTAAATCACAGTGTGAAGCTCAGACACCTCAGCAAACGCAACAACGCGAGGTGATGCTTTGGATATGCCAGGCCTCAACATCAATACAGCATCGCTTCTTCGATGCAGATACTTATCGCGGTAAAACATGTGACATAAGAATTAAGCTGGCGCAACGTGATCATTCGGTAAAGATAAATGTGGTGGGCGGCGATCCGGATCTGTGCGTTGCGGCTACTGAAGCCATTAATCAGGCAGTAGATAACAATACTTTCCCCGTGGGCCGCCCATTCCAGAAGGACAGTATGACAATCCATTTTGCTCCGCAGTAA
- a CDS encoding ParD-like family protein, which produces MGIVKISDLMHENLRIASQAMSRSINAQAEHWLKLGMLAELYPQQTQHQLAQMLIRLELEGSADIRSMLPKESLIPQGDVS; this is translated from the coding sequence ATGGGTATCGTAAAAATTTCCGATCTGATGCATGAGAATCTCCGCATCGCCAGCCAGGCGATGAGCCGCTCGATCAATGCCCAGGCAGAACACTGGCTTAAGCTTGGCATGCTGGCTGAACTCTATCCGCAGCAGACTCAACACCAACTGGCGCAAATGCTGATCCGGCTTGAACTGGAAGGCAGCGCTGATATTCGCAGTATGCTCCCAAAAGAGAGCCTCATCCCACAAGGAGACGTGTCATGA
- the map gene encoding type I methionyl aminopeptidase, producing MNTVKIHTAAEIEMARAAGQAAAQVLAMITPHVRPGITTEELDDICHDFIVNELKVTPANIGYHGYTRTTCTSVNHVVCHGIPASKTLKDGDIVNIDVAVIKDGWYGDTSRMYFVGTPSVRAKRLVEITYQSMVAGIKTVRPGATLGDVGAAIQRVAEAAGFSVVREYCGHGVGEIYHTDPQVLHYGTPGEGMPLKAGMIFTIEPMINAGKAGTSVLSDGWTVVTKDRSLSAQWEHTVAVTEEGFDLLTPWPEGTGDYPAI from the coding sequence ATGAACACCGTTAAAATACATACCGCAGCGGAAATTGAAATGGCGCGCGCAGCCGGACAGGCTGCTGCTCAGGTACTGGCAATGATCACGCCTCATGTGCGTCCCGGTATCACCACGGAAGAACTGGATGATATCTGCCACGACTTCATTGTGAATGAACTTAAGGTCACACCCGCGAACATTGGCTATCACGGCTATACCCGCACCACCTGCACATCGGTTAATCATGTGGTATGCCACGGTATTCCGGCCAGTAAGACGCTTAAGGATGGCGATATTGTGAATATCGATGTGGCGGTCATCAAAGATGGCTGGTACGGCGATACCAGCCGCATGTACTTTGTCGGCACCCCATCAGTCCGGGCCAAACGTCTGGTTGAGATCACCTATCAGTCGATGGTTGCGGGTATTAAAACAGTTCGTCCTGGCGCGACGCTAGGTGATGTGGGTGCAGCAATTCAGCGCGTTGCGGAAGCCGCAGGTTTCTCGGTGGTGCGTGAATATTGCGGTCACGGCGTCGGGGAGATTTACCACACCGATCCGCAGGTGCTGCACTACGGCACACCCGGTGAAGGGATGCCATTGAAAGCTGGCATGATTTTCACCATTGAACCGATGATCAACGCCGGTAAAGCAGGCACCAGCGTGCTGTCAGATGGATGGACGGTGGTCACGAAAGATCGCTCGCTTTCCGCGCAATGGGAACACACCGTCGCAGTGACTGAAGAAGGTTTTGATCTGCTGACGCCGTGGCCTGAAGGCACCGGCGACTATCCCGCAATTTAA
- a CDS encoding diguanylate cyclase translates to MNYYTPDDVQLKRRSTRFVRRMFMMRQLGTFLCFLPILSVLMEMGMCPQLCALLFTNAFVWPYAAYRLALRSRDPTGFERKSLTLDAAFGGFWVANMALSPLPSIIIMAVLISDRYSAGGWVQLKSAIKAFLFTFMLAWLVEKAPILLNFSTRTVWLTLPLASGYLLALSVVSHNLTLSLRKKNRELERIALMDPGLKIPNRRLFEQRLESEFLRTQRGEGKAWLMLLDVDHFKQVNDTFGHEAGDFLLAEISALLRNSVGLKDIPARFGGDELCVIVRDADEASITLLAEQIKQGIALLRLPASPTFQCSVSIGIAPASDAESIHQWLRCADEALYQVKRAGRNNIQVWHSGTLETLDEVRSR, encoded by the coding sequence ATGAATTATTACACCCCCGATGATGTACAACTGAAGCGACGTTCGACGCGATTTGTCCGGCGAATGTTTATGATGCGCCAGCTTGGTACCTTTCTTTGTTTTCTGCCCATTCTTTCTGTCCTGATGGAGATGGGAATGTGCCCGCAGCTCTGCGCCTTATTGTTTACTAATGCGTTTGTCTGGCCTTATGCAGCGTACCGACTGGCGTTGCGATCCCGCGACCCCACTGGATTTGAACGCAAAAGTTTAACGCTGGATGCCGCCTTTGGCGGATTCTGGGTTGCAAACATGGCGCTCAGCCCGTTGCCCTCAATTATTATCATGGCGGTGCTGATCTCCGATCGCTATTCGGCTGGGGGCTGGGTTCAGCTGAAATCCGCAATAAAGGCTTTTCTGTTTACCTTCATGCTGGCCTGGCTGGTGGAAAAGGCGCCCATTCTGCTTAATTTCAGTACCCGTACCGTCTGGCTGACCTTGCCGCTGGCCAGCGGATATCTGCTGGCACTCAGCGTGGTGTCACATAATCTGACCCTGAGTCTGCGCAAAAAGAACCGCGAGCTGGAACGTATTGCACTGATGGATCCCGGGCTGAAAATCCCAAATCGACGTCTGTTTGAGCAGCGTCTGGAAAGTGAGTTTTTGCGCACCCAGCGAGGTGAGGGTAAAGCCTGGCTAATGCTGCTGGACGTTGATCATTTCAAGCAGGTGAATGACACCTTTGGGCATGAGGCTGGTGACTTTCTACTGGCAGAGATCTCGGCACTGCTTCGTAATAGCGTCGGACTGAAAGATATTCCTGCCCGTTTCGGGGGTGATGAGTTATGCGTCATTGTGCGGGATGCAGACGAAGCCAGCATTACGCTGCTGGCAGAGCAGATTAAACAGGGCATTGCGCTGCTGCGGCTGCCAGCGTCTCCCACTTTTCAGTGCTCGGTGAGTATTGGAATTGCACCGGCAAGTGATGCGGAATCAATCCATCAATGGCTGAGATGCGCTGATGAAGCGCTTTATCAGGTTAAGCGCGCCGGTCGCAATAACATACAGGTCTGGCATTCGGGCACGCTGGAAACGCTGGATGAAGTCAGAAGCAGATAG
- a CDS encoding NAD(P)-dependent alcohol dehydrogenase, which produces MKINALVATQSDQPLKAGQIELRDVQADDVKIEILYCGVCHSDLHMARNEWGVSRYPLVPGHEIVGRVVDKGDNVTRFSVGDTVGVGVMVDSCRECHFCQQQEEQYCEAGFTPTYNGTDKYTGNTTFGGYAQHVIVNQHFVVTVPNNLALSAVAPLLCAGVTVWSPLQHFNVKAGDRVGVIGLGGLGHMAVKLASALGAEVTLFTTSPAKGADARRLGAKNVVISRDTAQMAACQASLDIILDCVAAAHDLDPYLNALKTNGQLVLVGIPDQPHKSPNVTPMVFRRLSISGTSIGSIKETQQMLDFCGQHNITADVEMITGDDVEKAFERMLIGDVKYRFVIDMQKTHW; this is translated from the coding sequence ATGAAAATTAACGCGCTGGTAGCCACCCAGTCAGATCAACCGTTAAAGGCGGGTCAGATTGAGTTACGTGACGTGCAGGCTGACGATGTCAAAATCGAAATCCTGTATTGTGGCGTCTGTCATTCTGACCTTCATATGGCACGGAATGAATGGGGCGTGAGCCGCTATCCACTGGTTCCCGGTCATGAGATTGTAGGACGCGTGGTGGATAAAGGTGACAATGTCACACGCTTTTCTGTCGGAGATACCGTAGGCGTGGGTGTTATGGTCGATTCATGCCGTGAATGCCATTTTTGCCAGCAGCAGGAAGAGCAATATTGTGAAGCGGGCTTCACACCAACCTATAACGGCACCGACAAATACACTGGCAATACCACCTTTGGCGGGTATGCGCAGCATGTCATTGTCAACCAGCATTTTGTGGTGACGGTACCCAACAATCTGGCGCTGAGCGCTGTGGCACCGCTGTTGTGTGCAGGTGTGACTGTCTGGTCACCGTTGCAGCATTTTAATGTTAAAGCAGGCGACCGCGTAGGTGTTATCGGCCTTGGCGGACTGGGACACATGGCGGTTAAGCTCGCCAGCGCATTGGGTGCAGAAGTCACTCTGTTTACCACTTCTCCTGCAAAAGGGGCGGATGCGCGCCGTCTGGGTGCTAAAAACGTGGTCATCTCGCGAGACACGGCACAAATGGCAGCGTGTCAGGCCTCCCTGGATATCATTCTGGACTGTGTGGCTGCGGCTCATGATCTCGATCCTTACCTCAATGCGCTGAAAACTAATGGTCAGCTGGTGCTGGTCGGCATCCCCGATCAACCGCATAAGTCACCGAATGTCACCCCAATGGTGTTTCGCCGCCTGAGTATTAGCGGCACCTCAATTGGCAGCATTAAGGAGACGCAGCAGATGCTCGACTTCTGCGGTCAGCACAACATCACGGCTGACGTTGAGATGATCACCGGTGACGACGTTGAAAAAGCCTTTGAACGTATGCTGATTGGTGACGTGAAATACCGTTTCGTTATCGATATGCAGAAAACTCACTGGTAA
- a CDS encoding winged helix-turn-helix transcriptional regulator codes for MPVWVEGKLYFYADSPPRRLLELFSVKWSTMVLHALYHWPENRARTGELERSLQGISKKMLIQTLRELEQRGLVSRHVWQVVPPKVEYSLTPLGHTFAEPIEQMYEWGLENQAALDEMENHARSHQESGGDDRQ; via the coding sequence GTGCCGGTCTGGGTTGAAGGAAAACTTTATTTTTATGCGGACTCACCACCACGTCGCCTGCTTGAGCTCTTTTCCGTGAAATGGAGCACGATGGTGCTGCATGCGCTTTATCACTGGCCGGAAAATCGGGCGCGCACAGGGGAACTGGAGCGCAGCCTGCAGGGAATTTCAAAGAAGATGCTGATTCAGACGCTGCGCGAGCTTGAGCAGCGCGGGCTGGTGTCGCGTCATGTCTGGCAGGTTGTCCCGCCGAAAGTGGAGTACAGCCTTACACCACTCGGCCATACCTTTGCAGAACCGATTGAGCAGATGTATGAATGGGGTCTGGAGAATCAGGCTGCGCTGGATGAAATGGAAAATCATGCGCGCAGCCATCAGGAGAGTGGCGGAGATGACCGCCAGTGA
- a CDS encoding Cof-type HAD-IIB family hydrolase, translating into MAVKMIAVDMDGTFLDDNKQYNVQRFSRQYALLKQKGIRFVVASGNQYYQLQRYFPDIKDEIAFVAENGAWVSDCNEEIFCGELAQEKVHKILDILAHEPDIAVVVCGRNGAYVHASASDEMMAQLANHYHRLEKRDDLYAIDDTIFKFSLKLEHEGVNALLQRLHATLGELENIMHPVSSGFGFIDLIIPGCHKAHGIALLQEKWGISDCEVLAIGDSANDIEMLRQACYSFSMANAAEAVAAVAHYQTQSNNDEGALNVIARVLAREFPFD; encoded by the coding sequence ATGGCGGTTAAGATGATTGCGGTGGATATGGACGGCACCTTTCTGGACGATAATAAGCAGTACAACGTCCAGCGGTTTTCACGTCAGTATGCGCTGCTGAAGCAGAAGGGCATTCGTTTTGTGGTGGCGAGCGGGAATCAGTACTACCAGCTCCAGCGCTATTTTCCCGACATTAAAGATGAAATCGCGTTTGTGGCAGAAAATGGTGCGTGGGTTTCGGACTGCAATGAAGAGATTTTCTGCGGCGAGTTAGCGCAGGAGAAAGTGCATAAGATCCTCGATATCCTGGCGCATGAACCCGACATCGCGGTTGTGGTCTGCGGACGTAATGGTGCGTATGTGCATGCATCCGCTTCAGACGAGATGATGGCGCAACTGGCAAACCATTATCACCGACTCGAAAAGCGTGATGACCTTTATGCCATCGACGACACCATTTTCAAGTTCTCGCTGAAGCTGGAGCACGAAGGCGTAAATGCACTGCTGCAAAGACTGCACGCCACACTTGGCGAGCTGGAAAACATTATGCATCCGGTCTCCAGCGGCTTTGGCTTTATCGATCTCATCATTCCCGGTTGCCATAAAGCACACGGCATTGCGCTACTACAGGAAAAGTGGGGCATCAGTGACTGTGAAGTGCTGGCGATTGGTGACAGCGCCAATGACATTGAGATGCTGCGTCAGGCCTGCTATAGCTTCTCGATGGCAAATGCTGCTGAGGCTGTCGCCGCCGTGGCGCACTATCAGACACAGAGCAACAACGACGAAGGCGCGCTAAATGTGATTGCGCGCGTGCTGGCGCGCGAATTCCCGTTCGATTAA
- a CDS encoding DUF1479 domain-containing protein — protein MIRDETLATPLPDDVKTAIRKMKQQLRQQIGDVDALFKQVCDNITTAIAQAKTEEAQTGTAWPVVPMQDITEGKVSDETRLLIKRRGCVVIKQHFARNQALAWDKSMLDYLDHNHFDEQYRGPGDDFFGTLAASRPEIYPIYWSQAQMQARQSPAMAEAQSFLNRLWTFNSQGKQWFDPDVSVIYPDRIRRRLPGTTSKGLGAHTDSGALERWLLPAYQQVFSKLFHGEFAAYDPWDAAHRTDVNEYDLPGTTKCSVFRTFQGWTALSDMIPGQGLLHVVPVPQAMAYVLLRPLLSDVPEDELCGVAPGRVLPVNEQWHPHLIAGLCSIPALEAGDSVWWHCDVIHAVAPVENQQGWGNVMYIPAAPMCEKNRAYARRVAEALEQGRSPADFPPEDYEAEWEQRFMPEDLNLNGRRSLNLA, from the coding sequence ATGATCCGTGATGAAACCCTGGCTACGCCATTACCTGACGACGTCAAAACCGCTATCCGCAAAATGAAACAGCAGTTACGTCAACAAATCGGCGATGTTGATGCTCTGTTCAAACAGGTCTGCGACAACATCACCACTGCCATTGCGCAGGCAAAAACAGAGGAAGCGCAAACCGGCACGGCCTGGCCGGTCGTGCCAATGCAGGACATTACTGAAGGAAAGGTTTCAGATGAAACCCGGTTGCTGATTAAACGTCGCGGTTGTGTGGTGATTAAGCAGCATTTTGCACGAAATCAGGCTCTGGCCTGGGATAAGTCGATGCTCGACTATCTGGATCACAATCATTTTGATGAACAGTATCGTGGGCCCGGTGATGACTTTTTTGGCACCCTGGCTGCCTCCCGCCCTGAAATCTATCCCATCTACTGGTCGCAGGCGCAAATGCAGGCGCGGCAGAGCCCGGCAATGGCAGAGGCACAATCTTTTCTTAACCGGCTATGGACGTTTAATTCCCAGGGCAAGCAGTGGTTTGATCCGGATGTCAGCGTTATCTATCCCGATCGCATCCGTCGTCGCTTGCCGGGTACAACCTCTAAAGGCCTGGGTGCCCACACCGATTCAGGAGCACTTGAACGCTGGTTGCTGCCCGCTTATCAGCAGGTTTTCAGTAAGCTGTTCCACGGTGAATTTGCCGCATACGATCCCTGGGACGCGGCTCACCGTACCGACGTAAACGAATATGATCTGCCAGGCACCACCAAATGTTCTGTGTTTCGCACCTTTCAGGGCTGGACCGCGCTCTCCGATATGATCCCCGGCCAGGGCCTGTTGCATGTGGTGCCGGTGCCGCAGGCGATGGCTTACGTTTTGCTGCGTCCGCTGCTTTCGGATGTGCCTGAAGATGAGTTGTGCGGTGTGGCGCCGGGTCGGGTATTGCCCGTGAATGAACAGTGGCATCCGCACCTGATTGCCGGGCTCTGTTCAATACCGGCTCTTGAGGCGGGTGATTCCGTGTGGTGGCACTGTGATGTGATTCACGCTGTTGCACCGGTTGAGAACCAACAAGGCTGGGGCAACGTGATGTATATCCCCGCAGCACCGATGTGTGAGAAAAACCGCGCTTATGCCCGTCGTGTTGCAGAGGCGCTGGAGCAGGGACGTTCACCGGCCGATTTCCCGCCTGAAGACTATGAAGCAGAATGGGAGCAACGTTTCATGCCGGAAGATCTCAACCTCAATGGCCGACGGTCTCTGAATTTAGCCTGA
- a CDS encoding DNA-binding transcriptional regulator YciT: MNPRHHQIIQLVNDRGSVTVSELAQHTGVSEVTVRQDLTLLERDRLLRRVHGSALALDSDNVGTRMNTRYSTKQALARHAASLVQAGESVFIEGGSTNALLARALADRADLTLITVSHYIAQLLREAACEVIVLGGLLQKSSESVVGPLTRYSIQQVHFHKAFVGVDGWHPETGFTGRNMLRCDVVDAVLAKGAESYALTDASKFGQIHPYPLSSGFQVGHVITDETLDSATVVQLSEQGIEVIQIATG; this comes from the coding sequence ATGAACCCGCGACATCATCAGATCATTCAATTAGTTAATGACAGGGGCAGCGTAACTGTCAGTGAACTGGCGCAGCATACCGGAGTTTCGGAAGTGACGGTGCGCCAGGATCTGACACTGCTGGAACGTGATCGGCTGCTTCGCCGGGTTCATGGCTCTGCGCTGGCACTGGATAGCGATAACGTCGGCACCCGCATGAATACCCGTTATTCTACCAAGCAGGCGCTGGCACGACATGCGGCCAGCCTGGTGCAGGCGGGTGAGTCGGTTTTCATCGAAGGGGGCAGTACCAATGCGCTGCTGGCGCGGGCGCTGGCCGATCGTGCGGACCTTACGCTGATTACCGTCAGCCACTATATTGCCCAGCTTCTGCGTGAGGCTGCCTGTGAAGTGATTGTGCTTGGCGGATTATTGCAGAAAAGCAGTGAATCCGTTGTGGGTCCGCTGACGCGTTATTCCATTCAGCAGGTCCATTTTCACAAAGCGTTTGTTGGTGTGGATGGCTGGCATCCGGAGACGGGTTTCACCGGCCGCAATATGCTGCGCTGTGATGTGGTAGATGCAGTGCTGGCGAAAGGCGCTGAAAGCTATGCGCTGACTGACGCGTCTAAATTTGGTCAGATTCACCCCTATCCGCTCTCATCCGGCTTTCAGGTCGGGCATGTAATTACTGATGAGACACTGGATTCCGCGACGGTCGTGCAACTCAGCGAACAGGGGATCGAGGTGATACAGATCGCGACAGGTTAA
- a CDS encoding LacI family DNA-binding transcriptional regulator, whose translation MTTIQEVAIKAGVSKATVSRVLSGNGYVGQEKRERVLKAIAETGYRPNLLARNLATKTSQTIGLVITNTLYSGSYFTELMAHSARMMEQQGRQLILADGKHTARQEEAAIQFLLDLRCDGIIIYPRFLSIDALDAIISSHKQPILVINRRLRVNHSYCIYSDQHASSATAVGYLLNQGHRDIAFITGSQDSPTGVERLNGYRAALAAKGLNADDRHIVAGKWTAQSGMAAVDTLLERNVSFTALVASNDEMAIGAIKRLTECNIAVPDQVSVIGFDDIPLAPYITPSLSSMKLPVTEMIDETINRLVTMLDGGDWQTQAPFTASLMMRDSVTKGPWSA comes from the coding sequence TTGACAACGATTCAGGAAGTAGCAATTAAGGCGGGCGTTTCAAAAGCGACAGTGTCACGTGTGCTCTCCGGTAATGGCTACGTCGGACAGGAAAAACGTGAAAGGGTGTTGAAGGCGATTGCAGAAACCGGGTATCGGCCTAATTTGCTGGCCCGCAATCTGGCGACAAAAACGTCTCAGACAATCGGACTGGTCATCACCAACACGCTTTACAGCGGCAGCTACTTTACTGAGTTAATGGCCCACTCCGCACGCATGATGGAGCAGCAGGGCCGTCAGCTGATTCTGGCGGACGGCAAGCACACCGCCAGGCAGGAAGAGGCGGCCATTCAGTTTCTGCTCGATCTGCGCTGTGACGGCATCATCATCTATCCGCGCTTCCTCAGCATTGACGCGCTGGATGCGATTATCTCCAGCCACAAACAGCCCATTCTGGTTATTAACCGGCGGCTGCGCGTCAACCACAGCTACTGCATTTACAGCGATCAGCACGCCAGCAGTGCCACGGCCGTGGGCTATCTGCTGAACCAGGGACACCGCGATATCGCATTTATTACCGGTTCGCAGGATTCCCCGACCGGCGTTGAGCGCCTTAACGGTTATCGTGCTGCGCTGGCGGCAAAGGGCCTTAACGCTGACGACCGCCATATTGTGGCGGGTAAATGGACGGCGCAGAGCGGTATGGCAGCCGTCGACACGCTCCTTGAGCGCAACGTGTCATTTACTGCGCTGGTGGCGAGTAATGATGAGATGGCGATTGGTGCAATCAAACGCCTGACCGAGTGCAACATTGCAGTACCCGATCAGGTCTCGGTAATAGGCTTTGATGATATCCCGCTGGCACCCTATATCACGCCGTCATTATCGAGTATGAAGCTACCGGTCACAGAAATGATCGACGAGACGATCAACCGGCTGGTAACCATGCTGGACGGGGGTGACTGGCAGACTCAGGCGCCTTTCACGGCCAGCCTGATGATGCGGGACTCCGTGACTAAAGGCCCCTGGTCGGCTTAA